The Chionomys nivalis chromosome 1, mChiNiv1.1, whole genome shotgun sequence sequence tgctccAAGCCCAGGCTTCAGTCTCCATtaccacacacatatgtttcCATAGCCATATAGATCTGCTTCAATTTCCATGCTGCCAAAATATCCCACTGTATGGATGCACCATGAGTTATTCAGAGTCCTTATCTAATAGGCATTTGCTTCTACTTCCTCTCAATTCCTTAGCCTTTATAATGGACACACTCACCTTTGTGCATTTGAATAGGcttgccttattttttttaatattttattattttatgtgtatggatgcaatggtgtgtgcactgcatgtgtgcctggtgcccatggccAGATGAGGACACAAGatgtcctagaactggagttgcagatggtggtgagccTTTATGCagatactgggaatcaaaccctgatcctctagaagagcagtcagcactcttaactgctgatccatctctccaaccctgggtttattttatagatagaTCCTTAATCACAGGCAAGTTAGGTTGAAGAATGAGTATATTTTAAAACCTCTTTTTAAATGAAACGGAATATAAATgtgtaaaaacaaagagaacacagAGTTTAGTGGGTTGTTCTGAACCATCCCCAGCTCAGGAAACAGAACTGCTGTCGACTGCATCCAAAGTTTTCTTCATGTCCTGTGATGATCATAGCTGTCTCCCTCGGCCCCAAAGTCACTATTTACTGGCTTTGGGAATCACTTCCTTCACTTTGTGGCTTTTCTGTCAACTAACTAACATTTCAAAAAAGGTTAGCTTCACTTtgccagtttttaaaaactttgatGTCTTTTGACTCTTTTGGTGCCCACAATTTCCCCTACAAATTTCCCAGACAGTTGATCTGCTGAAGCCCCTAGAAGCCAGAGTTTGAGCTACAGCTCCCTGCAGTCTCTATTAGCCTGTTCACTCGTCTATGGTGTGGCTTAACGtgcttctctgtcctctgtatTTCCTGCAAATTTGCAGCAGGGTTGAAAGCTTCGTGAGACTCATTGTGATCCCATGGCATTGCTATGATGGTGAACCACCAAGAAGCACACGGCAGCTGGTTGTCTCTTTGTGACTTTAAGGAGATGTCGATGCTAACTGCCTAGGTCTATTGTGTCTATTCTAGTCTGTTACTTGTTAATTTACTTGCTAAAAGAATTGTGTAAGATGAtgcatctcttcctctgtttGTTCAATCAGTGGTACAGTTCTCCCAGGAAAGGCACGCTAACTGCCTGCTTCCTTCCTCGTATTTATAAGTTAGCAGTCAATGAACGCTTCTTTCACCACTCAGAGCTAACACGGCTTGTTCATTTAAACTTTACATATACGCATGTGTTCACACATGCGTTTGACATATCTTATGGGGTTCAAACCACTCGGAGTTTTGTGTGTCTTGTGTTTGGCTTCTGATAGCCTCTTCCATTGGCACTTGACTCCTTTTGAGATGTCCCAGCATTCTTGACAGAGTCCTCAGTTTGTGGTAAACCCGGTTTCAGGGTCACCTTCAACATCCCACACCACAGATCTCCCGACACTCCCTGGTTTCTTATGTGGGAAATAGCCTTTCAAAATCTAAATTCCGATACAAAGTAtgtaaatatctatttttaaagatcaaataactcagccaggagtggtggcacatacctttaatctcagcatttgggaggcagaaagagtttgaggccagtctggtctacaaagtgagttccaggacagtcaaggctacactgagaaaccctgtcttgaaaaaccaaaaataaataaatcaataattaaataaataaaaccatttgatAGTTTATACTTGTATTCCAATTCAAATTAAGAACTGCTAGGTTTTCACAAGGAACGTTTCTTTGTCCAGGTTTCGGAGTTATAACGAAGGTTgttcaagacaagtgtctcagatacttgtaattttgttgctgtCAATATGTCTTTTGCTGAGCAAACCTTCTTTATGGCTCTGAAACCTGGACAAGGAAATGCCCCTCAGAACAGCGGCTGAATGTGTTCGAGATGGCATGTCTCGGGAGGATTCTAGGTGTCACACGAAGAGATAGACTGCacaatgatgacattaagaaatgtctccatctacagaaggaagtaaactacagggtCCGGCAACAGCACTTGAGAAACTTCGGCCATGTTATGAGAATCAACGACAGCAGATACCCGAAgacagcactgcttggaggagtgcacaggataaggtgaagaggaaggcccagaaaacgctggatagacagcatagAGGAAGACTGTGGGACCTTGGGTACGACAATGACACGAGCATCTAGGACTTCTTAGGACAGGGACAACTGGAGAACCGCCATggatgggctgcccatgcatgcttaagcaaTGCTGGgacatgaaagaatgaatgagtgaatgaatgaataaggtTTTCACAAACGGCTCATTCCTGCAATcaaatggatgggtagatggcaCACTTTTTCACTTGCTGTCTGTATTTGcccttattttttgaaaatcaatTTTTACTTTATCTACATTGTCTGAGTATATGGCCAGTGTATACAAAGCGTGCTCCTTATCGTCCCTCACTTAATCTTAATTCCACAAGTGGTTACGCATTAAATGTTCCCTGTTAGCCTTAGAGCTGCTATTTCTGGTTATTTTGGCTTTGCTTCTGCCATGTCCACAGGGAGACTCAGAGGAACTCAACTCCCCGAATCTTCCATGTTGATAAGAGTCCTTGTCCTTTGTGCCTGGCAGGATTTCTTGCGTATAGCACTCTCAGCTTGTATCTTCTTAAGACCTGAAAATCGTTGCTCCACTTCTCTCTAACATTCTGAAACACCTGGAGCAAAGCTaatcttctttctctgtccctggGGCTCAGTCTTCACGAGCTCACCCGAAAGTTCCCAGCCATATGAGCATGTCTTAATTCATCATTCTTAAGTCAATATCCTAGATACATATTCTGTGTTCTTCCTAAATACAGGTGTCCCATTGCTTAGTTTATTTGGATGCCAACGACTGAACttgggccttgtgcatgctcaATAAGCACGTGTTCTTCCACTGAGATACATCACCAGCCCcaaatatatatgttttcattttaaaattttatgtgtgtaggtgttttgcctgcacattctgtgcaccgtgtgcatgcctggtgcctttggaggccagaagagagagccaGATACTGGAGCTATAGACACTGTGTGCTGCCACATTGGTGGTGGGAATTAAACCaatgtcctctgaaagaacagccagtgatgttaaccactgagcaatctctccactCCATcccctccaattttttttttttgtgtgtgagaacAAGGTTTAATGTACACCCATCAAGGCAGCCCAAGTGTCCATCTGCGCAGAGGCTCCCCGGGTGCTGCGGGACTTGGCCGTGTCCAGCTTCCTCAGCATCCTTCACGAGGCTGAGCTGTTCCTGAGACAGCAGGTGTGAGCCTGGGGAAGGGGACATCGGGCGAGCTGACAGCAGGTGTGAGCCAGGGAGATCCTGAGTGTGACGGGGTTTTCCTAATCATCCTTCTTAAACTTGCCGTTGATGTAAGGTACCCAGTCCAGGATCAAACGCCAGTCTGTGGCCCACACCAGCCCCACGGCACCCACGGCACCCCACATGCTGGCAGTGGGGATCCAGTTCTTGGCCAGTTCCCGATAGCGTGGGCCCAGAAACTTGCTCAGCATCGCGGCAGGGTATCAGCACTCAGGGTCACCCTGCTCCTGCTGTCCTGGAGCGCTGCGCATGTGCCCCCTCcaattttttttgattcagtAAAGAttgttagatatttttaaagaaatagtctGAACCCAGGCATAAAGGgccacacctataatctcagcacgttgaggctggagcaggagtattgcaacctgggttacatagtggATTCCAGGCTGGAGTGAGAGCCTGGCTCAAGACAGGCGAACTTGGAGaatgagaaaagacagacaggagagagggagaacaggagaggagagggggagaacaggagaggagagagggggagaacaagagaggagagaggaggtttGTACTGCACTCTTCCCGTGGTTTTATTCTTTACGGACTCCCATAGTCGGATCATAGATCTTCTCCTCTCATCAATAGTTGCTActttcttttatacattttaaaatagatttttaaaatcttttttgcttatgtgtatgtgtgagtgtctgcACGGGGTTATGCCATATGcatgcagaggctggaagaggggtgaaatcccctggagctgcctgatgtgggtgctgggaatggaacttgggtcctctggaagagcagccagtgctcttaacctctaagttACCTCTTCAACCCGCTTTTGaatttctattttagtttttacagttTCCCTGTTCTTTTTACTGTATGTGTACATAAGTGTACTATGTTTGTACACAAGTGTACATAAGTATACTGTATGTGGACATAATTTACTGTATGTGGATATAATTTACTGTATGTGGACATAAATGTCAGTCATTGCATTCACTTGCTCTTATGttccttttcagttttgtttctgaactaaaaatttcctttaattCTTGAGTCCTTTCCCATCCTTTCCCATcctttgtaaaatttaaaactgtGTTTATATTctcctttcatgtgtgtgtaactTTCCTAATGCTTTTCACTTCCATTTTGTAATGGTAGGTTACGGTTTTGATCTTGGGTGAGGATGTAACTTTATTTAGCCCCCATTCTCCTTTTATGAATAAGCTTTTATGCAGTTGACCATGATccttttctgctgtttgtttctgtgtgaaACTTGTTGTCTTGAACCTTTAGCAGAAGACATGCTTTAGCTAAACGGCATGGCTCTGAAAGCTGACTTCACAGGGTCTCTGC is a genomic window containing:
- the LOC130884983 gene encoding cytochrome b-c1 complex subunit 10, with product MLSKFLGPRYRELAKNWIPTASMWGAVGAVGLVWATDWRLILDWVPYINGKFKKDD